The following coding sequences lie in one Girardinichthys multiradiatus isolate DD_20200921_A chromosome 13, DD_fGirMul_XY1, whole genome shotgun sequence genomic window:
- the LOC124879373 gene encoding myosin heavy chain, fast skeletal muscle-like: MDEAFAIKNNIKLIPSADTHVIVENEVEETYPDLSKYEEEQEAIAELQRAMSKANSEVAQWRTMYETDAIQRTEELEEAKKKLAQRLQDAEESIEAVNVKCASLEKTKQRLQGEVEVFMIDVERANALAANLDKKQTNFDKVLAEWKQNYEESQVELEGALKEARALNTEMFKMKNSYEEALGHLETLKRENKNLQQEISDLTEHISETGKTIHELEKGKKTAENEVISRNDALRC; the protein is encoded by the exons atggatgaaGCATTCGCCATTAAGAACAACATAAAGCtcattccgtcagctgacacac aTGTCattgtggagaatgaggttgaggagacctatccggatttgtCCAAG tatgaggaggagcaggaggccaTAGCTGAGCTGCAGCGTGCTATGTCCAAGGCTAACAGCGAGGTGGCTCAGTGGAGAACCATGTATGAAACTGATGCCATTCAGCGCACTGAGGAGCTCGAGGAGGCCAAGAAAAAGCTTGCCCAGCGTCTTCAGGATGCGGAAGAGTCCATCGAGGCCGTGAATGTGAAATGTGCTTCTCTGGAAAAGACCAAACAGAGGCTACAGGGTGAAGTGGAGGTCTTTATGATTGACGTGGAGAGAGCTAATGCTCTGGCTGCAAACCTGGACAAGAAGCAGACAAACTTTGACAAGGTTCTTGCAGAGTGGAAGCAGAATTATGAAGAGAGTCAGGTCGAGCTGGAAGGAGCTCTGAAGGAGGCTCGTGCTTTGAACACAGAgatgttcaaaatgaaaaactccTATGAAGAAGCTCTGGGCCACCTGGAGACCCTGAAGAGGGAGAACAAGAACCTGCAACAGGAAATAAGTGATTTGACTGAGCATATTAGTGAAACAGGAAAGACAATTCATGAACTGGAGAAGGGTAAGAAAACTGCAGAGAATGAGGTCATTAGCAGGAACGATGCCCTAAGGTGctaa